The following are from one region of the Cloacibacterium sp. TD35 genome:
- a CDS encoding PASTA domain-containing protein: MLRSFFHWKVFVNLIVALVIFVGVVWLTFRWLEFHTNHGEEIQVPNVVNMKVHQAIEVLDDQGLEYEVDSFKYDPKFKPYQVLQIYPSPGSRVKDGRTIVLKVNPKTYAPVAVPDVLDRYKYLAFRKFDLLGLKVGDTIYEPNIQKDAVIRMMFNGRVIKPGEKVPMYSTLDLVIGSGPMRNVVIPNLVGRTVAEAKAIIAQNYFELGLVDHEDGLNDDSDIIYYQDPASGSVRDQGMQVDLWASKKTPAEMQSKIQKLNSIYRTVDSNAVPEPSDNEFTPVPSEEPVNTTPKPPVEKPKATTNTPTTKPTETKPAEEKPAKKVIVE; this comes from the coding sequence ATGCTTCGATCTTTTTTCCACTGGAAAGTTTTTGTAAACTTAATAGTAGCACTTGTAATTTTTGTAGGAGTAGTTTGGCTTACCTTTCGATGGCTAGAGTTTCACACCAATCACGGTGAAGAAATTCAGGTCCCGAATGTTGTCAACATGAAAGTACACCAAGCGATAGAGGTTCTAGATGACCAAGGCTTAGAATATGAAGTAGATAGTTTTAAATACGATCCAAAATTTAAACCCTATCAAGTTCTGCAAATTTATCCATCACCTGGTTCTAGAGTTAAAGATGGAAGAACTATTGTATTAAAAGTAAACCCTAAAACATATGCGCCAGTTGCGGTTCCAGATGTTTTAGATAGGTATAAATACTTGGCTTTCAGGAAGTTTGATTTGTTGGGTTTAAAAGTAGGAGACACTATTTATGAGCCTAATATTCAGAAAGATGCAGTCATTAGAATGATGTTTAATGGAAGAGTTATCAAACCGGGAGAAAAAGTGCCGATGTATTCTACACTAGATTTGGTCATTGGGTCTGGGCCTATGAGAAATGTTGTAATACCTAATTTGGTAGGAAGAACCGTGGCAGAAGCGAAAGCAATAATTGCCCAAAACTATTTTGAGTTAGGGCTTGTAGACCATGAAGATGGACTAAATGATGATTCTGACATCATCTATTATCAAGATCCAGCAAGTGGTTCTGTAAGAGATCAGGGAATGCAGGTAGATTTATGGGCAAGTAAAAAAACGCCTGCAGAAATGCAATCTAAAATCCAAAAACTCAATAGCATTTACAGAACAGTAGATAGTAATGCAGTTCCAGAGCCTTCTGATAATGAATTTACTCCCGTTCCAAGTGAGGAACCAGTAAATACTACGCCAAAACCACCTGTAGAAAAGCCTAAAGCCACTACTAATACACCTACTACAAAACCTACAGAAACAAAACCAGCGGAAGAGAAACCCGCGAAAAAGGTAATTGTAGAGTAG
- a CDS encoding RluA family pseudouridine synthase has product MSEKEDFLEEDLLLEDENSNDEENSGLFEHLNITVDKKQEPLRIDKFLLIYRQNSSRNKISQTCRAGNVIVNGNPVKQNYRVKPGDEISVLLTHPPRENVIIPEDIPFKIVYEDDDVLVVDKEPGMVVHPGFGNWQGTLVNAVAFHFQKNGFTSDLDRVGLVHRIDKDTSGLIVLAKNEYALSFLAKQFFDRKTKRLYWAFVWGNLENDEGTIRGHIGRHQKNRMQMAVYEDGSQGKHAVTHYKVLERFKYMTWVECKLETGRTHQIRAHFKHIGHTLFNDERYEGHQILRGVNLPKYKQFVKNVFEVLPRHALHAHTLGFIHPTTKKEMYFESPMPKDMQDAVEKWRNYLQNS; this is encoded by the coding sequence ATGAGCGAAAAAGAAGATTTTTTAGAAGAAGATTTATTGTTAGAAGACGAAAATTCTAATGACGAAGAAAACTCAGGGTTGTTTGAACATCTCAATATTACAGTAGATAAAAAACAAGAACCTCTAAGAATAGATAAATTTCTTTTGATTTATCGCCAAAATTCTTCTAGAAATAAAATTTCGCAAACGTGTAGAGCAGGAAACGTCATCGTAAATGGTAATCCTGTAAAACAAAATTATAGAGTAAAACCAGGTGACGAAATTTCGGTTTTATTAACGCATCCTCCTCGCGAAAATGTTATTATTCCTGAAGATATTCCATTTAAAATTGTCTATGAAGATGATGACGTTTTGGTGGTAGATAAAGAGCCCGGAATGGTGGTGCATCCAGGTTTTGGGAATTGGCAAGGAACATTGGTTAATGCGGTAGCTTTTCATTTTCAGAAAAATGGATTTACCTCAGATTTAGATAGAGTAGGCTTGGTTCATAGAATAGATAAAGACACTTCTGGACTTATTGTTTTAGCCAAAAATGAATATGCATTAAGCTTTTTAGCCAAGCAATTTTTTGACCGAAAAACCAAACGTTTGTATTGGGCTTTTGTTTGGGGTAATTTAGAAAATGACGAAGGTACAATCAGAGGACACATCGGAAGACATCAGAAAAACCGAATGCAAATGGCAGTTTATGAAGATGGAAGCCAAGGAAAACATGCGGTAACGCATTATAAAGTCTTAGAAAGATTCAAATACATGACTTGGGTAGAATGTAAACTGGAAACCGGAAGAACTCACCAAATTAGAGCACATTTTAAACACATTGGTCATACTCTTTTTAACGATGAAAGATATGAAGGTCATCAAATCTTACGTGGCGTAAACTTACCAAAATACAAGCAATTTGTAAAAAATGTGTTTGAAGTTTTGCCTAGACATGCTTTACACGCTCATACTCTTGGATTTATACATCCTACTACTAAAAAAGAAATGTATTTTGAATCACCAATGCCAAAAGATATGCAGGATGCGGTAGAAAAATGGAGAAATTATCTGCAAAACTCTTAA
- a CDS encoding PorP/SprF family type IX secretion system membrane protein has product MKKILFTFFAAFSGLSYAQETIPMYQQYLFDSEFLFNPAHIGKTDDVNLVANYQKQFSKFDESPNVQSVGIHANAFDRVGIGAYFFRDQNGPISANGIAIGASYFVPLSDEDGRKDQFSFGTSVNFYNQNFDVSKVNAQDPNDPLLYENNNSIFIAYANLGLQATYSRAFAGISVADIPLSNNTPVVNGIEPSPTRFYLNAGYDWEITEGFSVEPSVMMNLNTNSSRMFDINVLMKLYGESDYFAAGINYRTAKSAVGSQQLSMSPIIKFKLNKLHFGASYNLGLSDIQEYGGNSFMLSLGYDIPNFINQRGFRYR; this is encoded by the coding sequence ATGAAAAAAATATTATTCACTTTTTTTGCTGCTTTTTCAGGATTGAGCTATGCTCAAGAAACCATTCCTATGTATCAGCAGTATTTATTTGATAGTGAATTTCTCTTTAATCCTGCACATATTGGTAAAACAGATGATGTAAATCTGGTTGCCAACTATCAAAAACAATTTTCAAAATTTGATGAATCTCCTAATGTACAATCGGTAGGAATTCATGCTAATGCTTTTGATAGAGTAGGAATAGGCGCTTATTTTTTCCGTGACCAAAACGGGCCAATTTCTGCAAACGGAATTGCAATTGGTGCTTCTTATTTTGTTCCACTCAGTGATGAAGATGGCAGAAAAGACCAATTTTCTTTCGGAACTTCTGTAAATTTTTACAATCAGAACTTTGATGTTTCTAAAGTAAATGCTCAAGATCCAAACGATCCTTTGCTTTACGAAAATAACAATAGTATTTTCATTGCTTATGCTAACTTAGGATTACAAGCTACTTATAGCAGAGCTTTTGCAGGGATTTCTGTTGCAGATATTCCATTGAGTAACAATACACCAGTAGTAAATGGTATAGAACCTTCGCCAACTAGATTTTATCTCAATGCAGGGTATGACTGGGAAATTACCGAAGGATTTTCTGTAGAACCTTCTGTGATGATGAATTTGAATACCAATTCATCTAGAATGTTTGATATCAATGTTTTGATGAAATTGTATGGTGAAAGTGATTATTTTGCTGCGGGAATCAATTACAGAACTGCGAAAAGCGCTGTGGGAAGCCAACAGTTAAGCATGTCGCCTATTATTAAATTTAAGCTTAATAAACTCCATTTCGGAGCTTCATATAATTTAGGATTGTCTGATATTCAAGAATA